The following coding sequences lie in one Sphingobium sp. KCTC 72723 genomic window:
- a CDS encoding M28 family metallopeptidase, whose product MTIRTLALALGLNALTAALPLHAQTAIDPQQLAQSVTVLASDLFEGRAPGTVGEERTIGYLVGRFQALGLEPGGPDGQWVQSVPLLHTRLGKAEKLAVTQGGTTTPWTVGSQVYLSTLQPADHVAVNNAPLVFVGHGVSAPERGWDDYKGADLKGKVAVFLINDPDFEAVKGDDALGAFGGRTMTYYGRWTYKFEEAARRGAIGALIVHDTPGAGYGWNVVVSPGGENYDLVRAPDKVTSFQVQGWIEGDAAKALFASAKLDLAALRKQARSKNFRPIDLKGATFSAAFPVAGEVVKSANVLARIPGAKRPDETVIYGAHWDAYGKGAPDAQGRLYRAGANDDALGIAGLFEIARAFKAAPAPDRSVIFAAWTAEERGLLGSEHYAVNPVWPLDRTVANLAIDILQTAGKAKDVILVGKGQGTLEDDLAKAAAGQGRVVTPESLPERGLFYRADHFSMAKRGVPVLLLMGIAGASDLVEGGRAAGQAWVDAYTGQCYHQACDAIGPDWKLDGAAQDIDLMLTIGRNLATSNRWPQWKAGSEFKAIRDQSEAVRK is encoded by the coding sequence ATGACCATACGCACGCTTGCTCTGGCCCTTGGCCTGAATGCCCTGACCGCCGCCCTGCCCCTTCACGCCCAGACGGCCATCGATCCGCAGCAACTGGCGCAATCGGTAACGGTACTGGCGTCTGACCTGTTCGAAGGACGCGCGCCCGGCACCGTCGGCGAAGAACGGACGATCGGATATCTGGTGGGGCGGTTTCAGGCGCTGGGGCTGGAGCCGGGCGGGCCGGATGGCCAGTGGGTGCAAAGCGTGCCGCTGCTCCACACCCGCCTTGGCAAGGCGGAAAAGCTGGCCGTGACACAGGGCGGCACCACGACGCCGTGGACAGTGGGTAGCCAGGTCTATCTGTCCACGCTTCAGCCTGCCGATCATGTCGCGGTAAACAACGCGCCGCTGGTGTTCGTCGGCCATGGCGTGTCCGCCCCCGAACGCGGCTGGGACGATTATAAGGGCGCGGACCTGAAGGGCAAGGTCGCCGTCTTTCTGATCAACGACCCGGATTTCGAAGCGGTCAAGGGGGACGACGCTTTGGGTGCATTTGGCGGCCGCACCATGACCTATTATGGCCGCTGGACCTATAAGTTCGAGGAAGCGGCCCGGCGCGGCGCAATCGGCGCGCTGATCGTCCATGACACGCCGGGCGCTGGCTATGGCTGGAACGTCGTGGTCAGCCCCGGCGGCGAAAATTACGATCTGGTCCGCGCACCCGACAAAGTCACCAGCTTTCAGGTGCAGGGCTGGATCGAAGGGGATGCCGCCAAAGCGCTGTTCGCCAGCGCAAAGCTAGATCTTGCGGCACTCCGCAAGCAAGCGCGCAGCAAGAATTTCCGCCCGATCGACCTGAAAGGCGCAACCTTCTCCGCTGCCTTCCCGGTCGCAGGCGAAGTCGTGAAAAGCGCCAACGTCCTTGCGCGCATTCCAGGTGCCAAACGGCCGGATGAAACCGTGATATATGGCGCGCACTGGGACGCCTATGGCAAGGGCGCACCAGATGCACAGGGGCGCCTCTATCGCGCCGGGGCCAATGACGACGCGCTGGGCATAGCGGGCCTGTTCGAAATCGCCCGCGCCTTCAAAGCTGCGCCAGCGCCCGACCGCTCCGTCATTTTTGCGGCGTGGACTGCCGAGGAACGCGGCTTGCTGGGGTCCGAACATTATGCCGTCAACCCGGTCTGGCCGCTCGACAGGACAGTCGCCAACCTGGCCATCGACATCCTCCAGACGGCGGGCAAAGCGAAGGACGTGATCCTGGTCGGCAAGGGTCAGGGGACGCTGGAGGATGATCTGGCGAAGGCCGCCGCCGGGCAAGGGCGCGTCGTGACACCCGAAAGCCTGCCCGAACGCGGACTATTCTACCGTGCCGATCATTTTTCCATGGCCAAACGGGGCGTCCCCGTCCTGCTGCTGATGGGCATAGCAGGCGCATCGGACTTGGTCGAAGGTGGCCGGGCAGCGGGTCAGGCATGGGTCGATGCCTATACCGGCCAATGCTATCATCAGGCGTGCGACGCGATCGGCCCAGACTGGAAGCTGGACGGCGCGGCTCAGGATATCGACCTGATGCTGACCATAGGCCGCAACTTGGCCA